The Halovivax ruber XH-70 genome includes the window GCAAACGGTGACTCCGTCAGAAATCGTGACGGCAGCTAGTGTTTTGTTCCTAATTTAAATTGTGGAGTTTATTATTAACTGCCTAGATAGTAACATTCGGAAATTGGCTGTGGTCAGACGGCCCGGTTCGGGACAGCGACAGAGCGAGTGGAAGTACCACGATAGGTGGTAGTGCCCGCTGCCCAGCTGGCCCCGTTACCACGGGACTGTGATTCGATTGTCCGCAATTCGATTCCCGTGTGCGAAACGAGACGATGAACGCGGGTGAACGAGACAGGTTCCGATCGGCCGCTGTGACCCCTGAGCACGGCAACAGCGACGATAGACAAACCGTTCGTACAAGTCGTCGATCCGTGCGAAGGGCCCAAAACGTGAATATGGCGTCTGTGTGGTCGAAACGAAGATCGACTGCGGGAACAGCCTCGGAGATCGGTGCTCCGTTACTCTCCGAGTTCCTCGACGGTCATCGTGTAGTCGCCGCTGCCGGAGTAGGCGTCGACGAGCAGGCCGAGCTCTTCGTCGCCCGAGAGATCGACGGTGATCTCTTCCTGGCTGTCCGGCGAGTACGACACCTCGTCGTAGTCCGAGGTCGTCGGCGTGCGGCCGTCGAGCGTGAGGTAGAGGTCGAAGTCGGCCGACGAGGGGCCCGACAGCGTCACCGTCGCCTGGCACGGGTTCGCCGTGTCCAGCGTGTAGGTGTAGCTGTCACTGCCGTTGCCCCACCAGCCGCCGCTGAGCGAGCCCGACACCGTGTCGGAGCTCGTCTCGGCGCCACACTGGCCGCCACCGCCGTCGCCGCCGACGGCGACCGTCTGCGTGGACGTGTCGGTCTCGCCGCTGTCGGCGGTCACCGTCAGTTCGACCGCGTAGTCGCCCTCGGAGGCGAAGCTGTGGTCCGCGGTCACACCGGAGGCGGTCGAGCCGTCGCCGAAGTCCCACTCGTAGCCGCTGATGCTCCCGCCATCGGGTGCCGTGGAACCGCTGGCGTCGAAGGAGACGGTCTCGCCCGACTCGGGATCTGACGGACTGAAGCCGAAGCTCGCGGTCGGACTGCCCGGATCGCCGCCACCGCCGCCATCGACGATGTTCGCCGCGTCGACGCGACCGGCGCCCTGTTCGTCGGACGAGAGCCCGACGTCGACGGCCGTGCTCTCGAGGCGGTCCCAGAGGTCCTGAACCGTGTCGTCAGGGTGAGCCGATTTGCCGAGTGCGGCCACGCCGGAGGCGACCGGACACGCCATCGAGGTGCCCGAGAGGCTCTCGTAACTGCCGCCCGGGACGGGAGCGAGGACGTTCGCTCCCGGTGCGGCGACGTTGATCTTCGGCCCGACGTTCGAGAAGTTCGCGATCTGCTCGTTCTCGTCAAGCGCGGAGACGGCCATACAGTTGTCGTAGGCCGCGGGGTAGCTCACGGGCGAACCGTAGTCGTTGCCGGCCGCCGCGATCGGGAGCGTGCCGTTGTCGTACGCGTAGTCGATCGCGTTGCGACCGGTGTCGCTGGCGCCGCCGCCACCGAGGGACATGTTGACGATGTCGGCGCCCTGGTCGGCCGCCCACTGGATCGCGTCGGCGATGTCCGACATCGAGCCACTGCCGTCGGCGCCGAGTGCGCGCCCGGAGATGAGCCGACAGTTCGAGACCCCGGCGGTCCCCTCGCCGTTGTCGGTCGTCGCGGCCGCACAGCCACCGACGTGCGTGCCGTGGTTTTCGTCGTTGTTCACCGGTGCCGGATCATCGTCGTCGTCGACGAAGTCGTAGCCCTCGTCGCCCTCGAATCGGTCGGCGAGGTCGGGGTGCGTGTAGTCGACGCCCTGGTCGACCACGGCGATGGTGACGTCCATCGATCCCATCGTCGTGTCCCAGGCCTGGTCGGCGCGCACCTGCTGGGGCGCGTACTGGTCGCCGAACTGCGGGTCGTTCGGTTCGAGGAACGCTTCGACCGTGTAGTTCGGCTCGGCGTACTCGATGCCCGGCTGGCGTTCGAGCTGCTCGATCACCGAATCCTGCGTGCTCGGGCCGTCGTCGGGAACCTTGACGGCCATGTAGCCGATCGAATCGTTCTCGTGGACGACCGATGCTTCGGCTGGAAGCGCCGACTCGACCGTCGACCGCGCGTTCGCGATGCCGACGGTGTCGCTCTTCCCGACCAAAATTTCGTCTTCCTTCGGGCCGGGCTCGCGACCGGGCGTCGCGGAGACGACGCCACCGAGACCGAGGAACGCCCCAGTCGCCGCGGCTGTCTGAAGGACGGTACGTCGATCGATATCATGAGTGCCATCACCTGACATGGCTACCGAATACCAGCTATCGAAGTAAGTAAAATATTCGTGAACAGCGCTGAATTCATTATCACTACCAATATTATAATCAAAATACAGTATTAGGAGAGAAACGCCAGACGGCAGTGGTACCTATGGTAATCTCATACGGTGGTGTCCATTACTTAATAAATTGGCCCTCAGTTTTTCATTTGATTGAAATGGTTG containing:
- a CDS encoding S8 family serine peptidase, giving the protein MSGDGTHDIDRRTVLQTAAATGAFLGLGGVVSATPGREPGPKEDEILVGKSDTVGIANARSTVESALPAEASVVHENDSIGYMAVKVPDDGPSTQDSVIEQLERQPGIEYAEPNYTVEAFLEPNDPQFGDQYAPQQVRADQAWDTTMGSMDVTIAVVDQGVDYTHPDLADRFEGDEGYDFVDDDDDPAPVNNDENHGTHVGGCAAATTDNGEGTAGVSNCRLISGRALGADGSGSMSDIADAIQWAADQGADIVNMSLGGGGASDTGRNAIDYAYDNGTLPIAAAGNDYGSPVSYPAAYDNCMAVSALDENEQIANFSNVGPKINVAAPGANVLAPVPGGSYESLSGTSMACPVASGVAALGKSAHPDDTVQDLWDRLESTAVDVGLSSDEQGAGRVDAANIVDGGGGGDPGSPTASFGFSPSDPESGETVSFDASGSTAPDGGSISGYEWDFGDGSTASGVTADHSFASEGDYAVELTVTADSGETDTSTQTVAVGGDGGGGQCGAETSSDTVSGSLSGGWWGNGSDSYTYTLDTANPCQATVTLSGPSSADFDLYLTLDGRTPTTSDYDEVSYSPDSQEEITVDLSGDEELGLLVDAYSGSGDYTMTVEELGE